Proteins from one Aureimonas sp. SA4125 genomic window:
- the hemC gene encoding hydroxymethylbilane synthase, translated as MAPIRIGTRGSQLALAQASEVRARLMVAHGLGEEDFEISVISTSGDRILDRPLSEVGGKGLFTKEIEEALLDKRIDLAVHSSKDMATAIPDGLVLAAFLPREDVRDAFIGRTAKTIATLPEGAVVGSASLRRQALLKRMRPDLELVILRGNVQTRLRKLEAGEVDATLLALAGLNRMGMAAVATEILSAEDFMPAPGQGAICIETRGDDTATLALVHAIDHAETTTALTAERGFLAELDGSCRTPIAAHATLGEAGVLHLAGMILTPDGSAMHATKRTGVMGEAAMIGRLAAQQLLEEAGPDFFASWNAPADPR; from the coding sequence ATGGCACCTATCCGGATCGGCACACGCGGCAGCCAGCTGGCCCTGGCGCAGGCGAGCGAAGTGCGGGCCCGGCTGATGGTCGCGCACGGGCTCGGCGAGGAGGATTTCGAGATCAGCGTGATCTCGACGTCGGGGGACCGCATCCTCGACCGGCCATTGTCGGAAGTCGGCGGCAAGGGGCTCTTCACCAAGGAGATCGAGGAGGCGCTGCTGGATAAGCGCATCGATCTGGCGGTGCATTCCTCCAAGGACATGGCGACGGCCATCCCGGACGGGCTGGTGCTCGCCGCCTTCCTGCCGCGCGAGGACGTGCGCGACGCCTTCATCGGCCGCACGGCGAAGACGATCGCGACCCTGCCGGAGGGGGCCGTCGTCGGCAGCGCCTCGCTCCGGCGCCAGGCACTCCTGAAGCGCATGCGCCCCGACCTCGAACTCGTCATCCTGCGCGGCAATGTCCAGACGCGGCTGCGCAAGCTGGAGGCCGGAGAAGTCGATGCGACGCTTCTCGCCCTCGCCGGCCTCAACCGGATGGGCATGGCGGCGGTCGCGACGGAGATCCTTTCGGCCGAAGACTTCATGCCTGCCCCCGGCCAGGGCGCCATCTGCATCGAGACGCGCGGCGACGACACGGCGACGCTGGCCCTCGTCCACGCGATCGACCATGCCGAGACGACGACGGCCCTCACGGCCGAGCGTGGCTTCCTCGCCGAGCTCGACGGCTCCTGCCGCACGCCCATCGCCGCACATGCGACGCTGGGGGAGGCCGGCGTCCTGCACCTCGCCGGCATGATCCTGACGCCTGACGGCTCGGCCATGCATGCGACGAAGCGCACCGGCGTGATGGGCGAGGCGGCGATGATCGGGCGCCTGGCGGCACAACAGCTGCTCGAGGAAGCCGGCCCCGACTTCTTCGCCAGCTGGAACGCCCCGGCCGATCCCCGCTGA
- a CDS encoding uroporphyrinogen-III synthase → MARILVLRPAADAEATGRAIEARGHEAQILPAEEIVALSSAPPPGPFAAILVTSAHAVPALAVLPREDLAPFLAVGARTASALRAAGFGEIATGSGGAANLVEPAARLAATRGLPLLYAAGRVRTDALEAAFADRDVPLRLWEAYDIRPLDPAPDEIAQATGGISPDAVLLLSRGQVAAYVRLAGRLPAGSAPRLLCLSPRIADALPANLRGWAEISPTMSLATLFDHVL, encoded by the coding sequence ATGGCGCGGATCCTGGTCCTCCGGCCGGCAGCCGACGCAGAGGCAACCGGCCGCGCGATAGAGGCACGCGGGCACGAGGCGCAGATCCTGCCGGCGGAGGAGATCGTCGCGCTTTCATCAGCGCCGCCCCCTGGCCCGTTCGCGGCGATCCTCGTGACCAGTGCCCATGCCGTCCCTGCGCTCGCGGTCTTGCCGCGCGAAGACCTGGCGCCGTTTCTGGCCGTCGGCGCGCGCACCGCATCAGCGCTGCGGGCGGCGGGTTTTGGCGAGATCGCGACCGGCAGCGGCGGCGCCGCCAACCTCGTCGAGCCGGCAGCGCGCCTTGCCGCCACGCGCGGACTGCCGCTTCTCTATGCCGCCGGCCGCGTCAGAACCGATGCCCTCGAGGCAGCGTTCGCCGATCGCGACGTGCCCCTTCGCCTCTGGGAAGCCTACGACATCAGGCCGCTGGACCCGGCGCCGGACGAGATCGCCCAGGCCACCGGCGGCATTTCTCCGGACGCCGTGCTCCTCCTGTCGCGGGGGCAGGTCGCCGCCTATGTCAGGCTCGCCGGGCGCCTGCCGGCCGGTTCTGCACCGCGACTTCTCTGCCTGTCGCCCCGGATTGCCGACGCTTTGCCGGCAAACTTGCGCGGCTGGGCGGAGATTTCTCCCACGATGAGCCTCGCCACGCTGTTCGATCACGTTCTATAA
- a CDS encoding heme biosynthesis HemY N-terminal domain-containing protein: MLRILAFLLVVLALALGFGWLQDNPGTIQLSWQGVLPAGSDSLTLQVWTFIVLQLALLFLVVLTVWVLRSFFKAPDRIGRYFSTRRRDKGYGALSAGIVAAGAGDAVLARQMTKRSQKLLTGRREPLVQFLDAQTAMIEGDHDRARSAFETMEREPETRLLALRGLFLEAERLGDDAAARGYAERAVRIAPHVPWAGGAVLEAKSIEGDFDGALAILEAQRNARLIEKQESARLRAVLLTAKAMSIAERDPNGAKLAATEAQKLAPDLTQAAVTAAEALFRLGDLKRGTKILEKAWTESPHPDLAVAYVQARPGDSVADRLKRAKVLQDLRPTHVESSLVVAHAALDARDFTLARSEALNASRMEPREGVFLLLADIEEAETGSVGKVREWLGRAIRAPRDPAWTADGYVSEKWAPVSPVTGRLDAFRWKTPGQRIDAQGMVIEAPADTVEAIGPASPGVGEAPREISPAAASVPAPAAVVSIPAEAEAPPPGPPAANGWTDQEPEVETIPPGHSPKAPGESRLRLF; the protein is encoded by the coding sequence ATGCTGCGTATTCTGGCCTTCCTTCTCGTCGTCCTCGCGCTGGCCCTCGGCTTCGGCTGGCTGCAGGACAATCCCGGCACCATCCAGCTGTCCTGGCAGGGCGTATTGCCGGCGGGCAGCGACAGCCTGACGCTGCAGGTCTGGACCTTCATCGTCCTGCAGCTCGCGCTTCTCTTCCTCGTCGTCCTCACGGTCTGGGTCCTGCGCTCGTTCTTCAAGGCTCCGGACCGGATCGGCCGCTATTTCAGCACGAGGCGCCGCGACAAGGGCTATGGTGCCCTGTCGGCCGGCATCGTTGCCGCCGGTGCGGGCGACGCCGTCCTCGCCCGGCAGATGACGAAGCGGTCGCAGAAGCTCCTGACCGGCCGCCGCGAGCCGCTGGTGCAGTTCCTCGACGCGCAGACGGCCATGATCGAGGGCGATCACGATCGCGCCCGCTCGGCCTTTGAGACCATGGAGCGCGAGCCGGAGACGCGGCTTCTCGCGCTGCGCGGCCTCTTTCTCGAGGCCGAGAGGCTCGGCGACGACGCCGCTGCGCGCGGCTATGCCGAGCGCGCCGTCCGCATCGCCCCGCACGTTCCCTGGGCCGGGGGCGCCGTGCTGGAGGCCAAATCCATCGAGGGCGACTTCGACGGCGCCTTGGCGATCCTCGAGGCGCAGCGCAATGCGCGGCTGATCGAAAAGCAGGAATCGGCGCGACTGCGTGCCGTGCTCCTCACCGCCAAGGCCATGTCGATTGCCGAGCGCGATCCGAACGGCGCCAAGCTCGCCGCGACCGAGGCGCAGAAGCTTGCGCCGGACCTGACACAAGCCGCCGTCACCGCGGCGGAGGCGCTTTTCCGGCTCGGCGACCTGAAGCGCGGCACGAAGATCCTGGAAAAAGCCTGGACCGAATCTCCGCATCCCGATCTCGCGGTCGCCTATGTCCAGGCGCGCCCCGGTGATTCCGTCGCTGACCGGCTGAAGCGGGCGAAGGTCCTGCAGGACCTCCGGCCGACCCATGTCGAATCCTCGCTCGTCGTCGCCCATGCCGCGCTCGACGCGCGCGACTTCACCCTCGCCCGTTCGGAAGCGCTGAATGCCAGCCGCATGGAGCCGCGCGAAGGCGTGTTTCTCCTTCTGGCCGACATCGAGGAGGCCGAGACCGGCTCCGTCGGCAAGGTCCGCGAATGGCTCGGCCGGGCCATCCGCGCGCCCCGCGATCCCGCCTGGACCGCCGACGGCTACGTCTCGGAGAAATGGGCGCCGGTCTCCCCCGTCACCGGGCGCCTCGACGCCTTCCGCTGGAAGACACCGGGCCAGCGCATCGACGCGCAGGGCATGGTCATCGAGGCGCCGGCGGATACGGTCGAGGCGATCGGTCCAGCTTCCCCCGGCGTTGGCGAGGCGCCGCGCGAGATATCACCCGCGGCCGCCAGCGTCCCGGCTCCCGCCGCAGTAGTCTCCATACCGGCAGAGGCAGAGGCACCACCGCCTGGCCCGCCCGCTGCCAATGGCTGGACGGACCAGGAACCCGAGGTCGAGACCATTCCGCCGGGCCATTCGCCGAAGGCGCCCGGCGAAAGTCGCCTGCGACTGTTTTGA
- a CDS encoding TerB family tellurite resistance protein → MIAAVALQQHNMDGKVPSKGGRRLMFQAFRDFLTSISETPDRARADDPRVAAAALLYHVSAADGIVSEAELESLKASLAHEFGLDADAADELLDAGREADQDAVDLYRFTSVLLQSLDEAARIRFVELLWEITYADGDVHELEDNTIWRVADLLGVSTRDRMLMKQEAASRHVRNGGE, encoded by the coding sequence ATGATCGCAGCTGTTGCACTGCAGCAGCACAACATGGATGGGAAGGTGCCCTCCAAAGGTGGACGACGGCTGATGTTTCAGGCCTTTCGTGATTTTCTGACCTCGATCAGCGAAACACCTGATCGCGCGCGCGCCGATGATCCGCGCGTCGCCGCTGCCGCCTTGCTCTATCATGTGAGCGCGGCCGACGGCATCGTCAGCGAGGCGGAGCTCGAAAGCCTCAAGGCCTCGCTTGCGCACGAGTTCGGCCTCGACGCGGATGCGGCCGACGAGTTGCTCGATGCCGGCCGGGAGGCCGACCAGGATGCCGTCGACCTCTATCGTTTCACCAGCGTCCTCCTCCAGAGCCTCGACGAGGCGGCCCGCATCCGCTTCGTCGAGCTGCTCTGGGAAATCACCTATGCCGATGGCGACGTGCACGAGCTCGAGGACAACACCATCTGGCGTGTCGCCGATCTGCTCGGCGTGTCGACGCGCGACCGTATGTTGATGAAGCAGGAAGCCGCGTCGCGGCACGTGCGCAACGGCGGTGAGTGA